In Brienomyrus brachyistius isolate T26 chromosome 2, BBRACH_0.4, whole genome shotgun sequence, the genomic window CCCAATTTAAGAGTAAAGTACGGTATTGTGCAGACGGTTATCGGATGAAGTGTGTATAGTGTATAAATTTTGCTCGTATTCCTGGATGTTTTTCAGGCTTGGGCAGCTGGCCTCCATGGCAGGGATTGACCAGGCGGATTTTAGGCTACTGGCCAGACCCAATCTCACCTCCACAGTGGGCACAGCGGGTGCACAAAAGGCACAAGACTGCCTCGGTTTAGTGTCCTCAGTAAGTGCAAGTTTTCTCAGTGGGTATTGGGGAATGAATTAACCCTAACATCCAGAGTGTGTGTACATGACACATACTAATGCAAAAAAAGACATTTGGAGTAATTTTAATGACCAGGTAGCTCTTGAGGTTTTATCACTATAGTTATACAAAATTACAGAAATCACTTAGACAACTTCAAACCCTGTTGAATGGTAACATGAACATGTCCATTGAAGGAATAAATTCAGTAGTTCATCATCAGTTAAATAACTTTTGCACCTCGTCTATTGCAGTGTCCtatttagtatttttttttatcttattgtgttttcttttatttcactttatttcattttattctaTTCTGTTATCATATTGTCTTGTTAttgtttaatttaaatgtatctgGCTGCTATGACAACTTAATTTCCCTCAGGAGATTATTAAAGTTGTCTGTGTATCTGCCCTGTCTGCCTCATCTAATCCATCTATCTGTGTGCCTGATCTATCTAATCTGTCTATGTTTAGGAGATAGATTAGTGCTTTTCAGATGGTAACGCGATTCTCGGTCACGTGCTCTGAACATCCCCGAGGTCAGGTCTTGCAGACACAGGACCCAGGGCTAAACAGTTCACTACCTTATCCTCTAGTCATCTGTGACTTTCTGCCCCAAAGTGATGTCTTCACATAGTCAGTAGATGAGCAGTTTGATTGGTGCTGATGCAAAAGGCATTATTGACAAGTCTGGGGCATAACAGAAAGTTAATGTAACATGTATAAAAGTGTCTGACAGTAAGATTTTTGGGTACATTAGTAGCTTATGGACTCAGGTGTcagcagcagtcaggctttgtgAAAAACCTGTGTAACTTTAAAACTTTATGATTAGACAGGAGAGCTGTCCGCCGCATCAGGACACCAGCCCAGAAGCCCTGTTGTGGGAGACCtcctgcagcctgtagcccctGAGGAATCCAGCGACCTGAGGAACACCTGGCGCACTTTCATCATGGAGGAGCGAGGGAATCAGAGTGTTCCATCTCCCCTCTGGCCCATAGTCCGGCTGGAGTCACATGACTTGCATGACAGCGGCTCATATGGTAACGGTTCCTGTGGTAACAACTGCAGTGGCAACAGATCCCATAAGGAAACCTCCAGCCAGTCGAACTCCGGCAAGAGAAGTGAATCTCTGGGTTCTAGGAGCTATGGAGGGAAGCCGTATGTGGCCCATCAGGCTAACCCCAATGGGAGGCCGGCGACTGGATCCGAGCTCCTAGAGAACATCCACTCTCTCGGAAGCTTGTGAGCAGGCAAAACAGGAGGGAATTTTTATTCTCCCAAAAAGCCAAGAAAACATGTCTGTGACGTTTTTGTGCCACTGTTATGTTTTCACCATGCATTTTATATACTGGGCCCACTGTAtaatacaaatctttacaatttTATATAACAGTGCTTTGAAAGTTCCCTTTACCGTATTTTTTTATACTTCttgcttttaaatatttttacatcACTGTTTAGTGTTGATCATTGTTTGCTGTGTTGCTGTCTTACCTGAGTAAATGTGTCTACATTTTTCACCATTACATTATTATCCAAGCCACACTGCACACGTGCACATTATAATGAATGAATGGCCTCACTGAAACGCAATAGGAAATTGTGCATTTCGAGAAGCTCCGCTATACCTCTttgttactgtatgtgtgttAATCTCCACCTGTTCACCCATTGTCAAAACCAGTTATCCAGGTGCCGGTTTTGGTTATGCTAAAGTAAACTTGGAACAGGCAGATTCTGAGCCTGTCTTTCAAGAAATATTAAACCTAAGTCTGAAGTCAGGTCAGGAAAATGAGTTTAATAGTGGGGTTGCATGCTCACTCTGAccttacatatttcaataaataTACTAGCTCTCAAATTAAAAGGAAAATAACTGATCTATGTACATCAGCTTATTGATTCGGTGTTTTGATTCCATATCTATGATTCTTTTGTGACCGTGTTTGCTATGTAAATATTTTTCCTTCGCGTTTATTTGTGaacaataaatatgaaaataattGCAATGCAGTTTATCATTTCAGATTTGTTCTCAGatacaaatatacacaacactTATGTAGCGTTTGTGAATATTATTTTGACTAAAGATTACATACCAAATCATTGAACACAATAAACCTGACATGGAGAAAAGGTATTGCTACATTATTATTAGCCTGAGATTCTTAGTCTGCGGGTTGAACCGATTGATGTACGACATCTACAATGTCGCAACTCCGATAGTAAATTGCAGAATTCATAGACACGTTTGACCCTGGAAAGacgccagccaatcacagggagGCTCGCCCGGCATCACACCTATGGGGGAGCCAGCAGCCAATGACAGCTCGGGAGACTGAGACCGGAGCCGCAGATACCCTGACGGCGGAGACCTGGGACACTTTTATCGGTGAATCCACGGCTCGTTATACTGGAGCCTGTAACACGAATCGGCGATGGAAAAGAAACGAGCGATAAATTTTGGCGCGGGACCTGCAAAACTTCCACAATCCGTAAGATTTTGTTATATGTTTAAGGTTGCATGCATTTAGAGTTATCCCAGTGTTATTTGCCTAACTATAGTAAACTGCATTTGGCTTGCTGCAACTCTGAGCAGTGTTACTGACGCTCGtttaattattttcttttaatctaTGGATTTCTTTAAAATGTTAGTCAATTTAGAGCATAGTTTATAGGAGAAAGCCTGAGGCtgtgcaattttttttctttttgctgcaCTTGTCTTCCTTTTACTTAACGATTCTTCGAGTTAGAGAAGTTGCATCAGCCATTCATTGAATAGGACAAGTCTGCGATCTTCACGCTTCAGTAATGGACCCCGTTGCGGGCACGCAGTCCAGTGGGCGAGATAAtacttatttttgttttttattttgcgtGCTTATATTTGTTTAAAAGTTTGATATAAATGCATGCTTACTAATTGTTTCAAATTAAATGCTTCCCCCAAAATATGGACTAGGTACTTCTGGAGGCACAGAAGGAGCTTCTGAATTACAATGGAATCGGCATTAGTGTTCTGGGTGAGTTAAAATTACTTGTTGCATATCAAAACGAAGACCATAGTTAACACTCATGTATTAATCCGTATATGTTTTCAGAAATGAGTCACCGGTCTTCAGACTTTGGAAAAATCATTAACAGCACGGAAAGTCTTTTGCGCGAACTAATGTAAGTCCGTCGTATACTAATATGCTTTTTGCAGTGTTCCTTGCCATGCCTTTGAAACAGAGGGTTGTCTTTGTGGTCTTTGTGTGGTCATGCAGTCTGTCTGCTGTGTTTTTCCACTGGCTAAATGGAGGCGGGGAGGGGGTTGCACTGCTTAATGAGCTGTCAAAATGGTTAGCTAACAGACAACTGCTGATGAGGTGCCTTTTTCCTCAGTCCGTTGTAATAGCGTGGCTGTATAAAATTAAGAGATCAGGATCCTGTCTTTGTTGCTGCACAGCCAACAAGTACCAAGTCTGTTTGCCTACTGCTTGTCGCCAACATGACACTTTTAAAGGACCCCTTTGTTGCTTTTCTCCTGGGCAGGGACATTCCGGAGAACTACAAGGTGATCTTTCTGCAGGGTGGGGGCTCTGCCCAGTTTAGTGCCGTGCCCCTCAACCTGATAGGTCTGAAGGAGGATCGCTGTGCTGATTATTTTGTCACAGGCACGTGGTCGGCCAAGGCAGCGAAGGAGGCGGAGAAGTATGGCAGGATTAACATTGTACACCCTAAGATGGGGAATTACACAAGTAAGCATGCCCAGTCCTCACACTGGTTTGTgtgtggtgcattatgggagttCTTACCCTGtagcctttttacagtatttgtcaggggtgtccaatcttatctgCTAAgtgccggtgtgtgtgtggatttttgctgcaactccctaattagattattaattagaggactgattggctgaagagtcctcacacctgggtgtgaacagctgacctaaaggttaccccaaaaacccgcatacacaccggccatttgcggataagattggacacccctggtGCAGGTGaataatttattttgaaattcttaTGAAAGATGTTAGATACTCTTGAAATAGAAACTATAATTcttaacagaaaaaaataaacattacaacCATAATACTGAATTGTTGGCTTCATATAGGAGTCCTCCACTGCATTAATGATGTAACTGTGATGTTTTGCGTGTTTCTGGTTTCATGATGGCGTAACCTTCTTCCCAGAGGTTCCCAGCAGCTGGACTCTGAATCCCTCGGCCTCTTATGTGTATTACTGCTCCAACGAAACAGTCCACGGGGTGGAGTACAAATTTGTCCCTGACACTAAAGGGGTCGTGCTTGTCAGTGATATGTCGTCCAACTTCCTGTCCCGACCTGTCGACGTGTCAAAGGTACCTGTCAAATCAACAGATGGGTACCGAACTCCAACGTTAATGTAATGTTAGGGGATTATAAAATATTCACTGTCCAAACACATGTTTTTAATTTGCTTCAGTGTAAAATTGGGGATAATCTATGTAAGAACTAgtttttgatttaaaaaaaaaaaaaaaaatgtatgtaccTGTTTTGTGTAGTACACTTTTGAGACCTTGGTCAGCAGTCACTTAGGGACCCCGGAACTGGTGACTAAAGTAATCAGTTATCGAAAGATGACTGTCAGCCTGTCCATTTGAAGAacttgctgtgctgtgctgtgctttaCTTCACGGTGTTTTGAAACTACGAAAACGCTGTCTCTGTGGGGCTGGAGAGTCCCCAGAGCGGAGACCTTTAAGGACTCCATGATTGTCTGGCCTACAGTTTGGCCTGATCTTTGCCGGAGCTCAGAAGAACGTGGGCTGTGCTGGCGTAACTGTCGCCATCGTGAGAGAAGACCTCCTGGGAAAGGCGCTGAAGGAGTGCCCCGTCGTCTTGGACTACGGCGTTCAGGCGGCAAATGCATCTCTGTACAACACCCCTCCCTGTTTCAGGTAGGGCTCGGATGCCAGCTTCAGGAGTGCCCTGTTTAGCCCCGGGCCCTTATATCCCAGGTCGAGACATGCAAGAGATACACATGTTCTAGCTGCCCAATCGGGTTACAGCTTTGTGCCCCATTCAGACTGTGAAAGTAGTTCCCGTGTCTGTGACTTATGAAGAACTCTTCATCATCTGCAAACAACTTCAATTTTCTCAGCTTTGCTTTGCGAGTTCCGTGTAGACAGCCCACAGTTAATTTTTTCCTAGCTTTGTAAGTACACAACAAAAATCAGACTGTTGGTTGAGTGAACAGATGGACCTTGACTGaaatacagtgtgtgtgtgtgtgtgtgtgtgtgttcatttgaACTGCGTACCTGGGCTCACAGATGTCTCTGTTATTCATTTAGCATCTACATCATGGGTCTGGTTCTGGAGTGGATCAAGAACAATGGTGGAACCGCAGCTATGGAGAGGCTCAACAAGGAGAAATCAGGCACGATCTACGACATAATTAATGGATCCAATGGATTCTATGCGTAAGTTTCTGGGGAATGATTTAGTATCTTGGGCTAAAAATGTGCAACTAGTAGAATATCCTCTTAATCTGATTTCATTTTATCTGCTTCTTCCGTACCATGAACGTGTATTCGATTGTACTGTATGGATCTTAGTTAGAAGGTATATTGTTGCCCGCAAGgtgattttatttaattttgattATTGACTGATCGCTTAACGCcacactgattttttaaaatttatttttttcaaatattaccatgggaacttaagtatgtatctgaaatacaaagACAGAAGAATCTTCATTTCTATTCTGATGATTAAACGGGGAGAACAAGCTGGTGTAAATTGTCAAAAAGTCAACTACTAAACTACTGAAGAAAAAAATACTTATAAAGGGAGCACTACCGgtcttggggggcggggggttgccTATGGTGAAACCTGCCGAACTTGCCAGCGCAGAATGACGTCACATCACTTTatcttctgtggaaaatgaaagattgatttgtgggccagatttaataatgaattataaattcACTGTGAACTGAATGCACTGAGGATACTGGCCATACATGAGGCCCAGGGCTGAGATTCCTGAAAAGACTCCGCTAACAGACAGACTCACTGACTCATTGACTCACTGACTCATTGACTCACTGACTCATTGACTCACTGACTCATTGACTCACTGACTCATTGACTCACTGACTCATTGACTCACTGACTCACTCACTCAAGACCTATTATAGGTAGTGAGGGAGCTAATAAAGTCCCTCATCGTCCACTATAGAAATTTGTTGATCATCCAATGCAGTCATCGCCATTATTTTCATAATTGTGTCTTTAGCTCTGGTGCTGGATCTTCAATACTGATACAGTTGAAGTTTTGGCTGACAATGGCTAACCTAGTAATTTAGGCCAAACAAAATGAATTTACAGCGCtttatgaaccatttgctgtattttctgagccCAGTAggtggtgctcttggtttactttggggcatgctttgagcccttttttaATCAGAGAGTACCATCTAGTTGGGACTGGTGAGCCAAAGCTACCATGCGGCTGGGCATGCATGCACGCAGCACAAATGCAACGGAATATAGTGTGCAGCGGGGTACTGAAGGCAAAACGGCTACAGGCAATCtacaaaaaatatgtgaattaataaaacattgctttgttttatatgataatttgtcaaatatttttagatttttttgcaTCTAAGACTTTCACCTGTGCAGTGTGATGTACAAAAAATTTGATTCTTTTAGATTTGAAAACCAGTTCAACCTATTCACTGAAAACAACCAGTTCAAAAAGAAGGATTCGTTCATGAATCATCAGGATAGCTGCTTTTGTGTGCAAATAGTGTTTCTTGCATTGTAGTTCTCAAAGTTTTTCTGACTGCAACCTCATGTGTTGCATGGGATCCCCCTTGCAGTCCATTGTCTTGTATAAAGGTAAACTCAGATTAAGAGGATATTCTGCTAGTTGCACATTTTTAGCCCAaatatgtcctgtgatggactggcatcccattcagagtGTTCTCCTGTGTTATACCATGTGATTCCTGGGATAGCTGGATTGATTTTTACCTTTAAATTGTGATGTGAATCGCTAATAAATGTGAAGCAGAGTGTAATTTCAAGTCACTTTGACATTGCTGCAGGTCTGGAGGTAGTTTTGGTCAGGTGGATTCCAGTACCTATGGCTAAATTAGTGGGCCAGGCTCTGCGTTCATCCCCTGCACAGGTCCTTAGCTCTATCATGAGGTTTTTCTGTGTTGTGACAGTTTGATTTGTTTCAGTTTACAGCCCCAGCTTAAGGTGGATATTCTGCCTTGCTGTCTACGTTCAGGAAAgcagtctgtgttttttttccccatgctTGTACTCGCCCAGGTGTCCGGTGGATGAGAGCTGCCGGAGCTGCATGAACATCCCGTTCCGTATCGGAAAGAAGGAGGGAGATGAAGCCCTGGAGAAGAAGTTCCTGGATGGAGCCTCCAAGTTGGGAATGATCTCCCTGAAGGGACACAGGTGGAGCATGCTCAAACCTGACCTCACTGGAGAGTGGAGGGCACTGGCGGCGGGTGGTGTCATGTCTGGGGGCGCGGAACTGGAAGGAAGGCGTCATACCTgtggcgggtgggggggcactTGCAAGAAGTCACACTAGGGGGTACTGGCAGGAAGGCGTCACacctgagggaggggggcaccgAGGGCAAGGCGTCACACCTGGGAGGAGGGGCATTGACAGAAAGGCGacgcatttgggggggggggggggctcactggCAGCATACCTGGGGGAGGAGGCACTGGCAGTGAGGCATCTCAtctggcagggggaggggggggggcactgaactCAAGGCATCACACTTGCCGGGGGCACTGGCAGAAAGACATGTACGTGCTGTTTTGTTTCCTAAAATCTTAAACCTTTTAGCAGGCTCGGGTGGTGTTAAGGTAATAGGGTATAACACGGTATACATACCTCAGTAATTTTTTGCGGAACTGTACTAAGAAGTGGCTAAAATGGTGAGCAAACTGGTGAAGAAAAGCGTATATGCTGAAGGAAATCTGCCGATACCCGATTGCCGCTGTTGTGAAGTGTAGTCCGCAAATACTTGTGCATCTGCGCAGCGTCCGAGTGAATTTCCCGCCGCACCCCTTATACCACAGTGTCAGGTCTGGAAGGTATGACTGCATGAGAAAGCAGATTTCACCCAAGCCTACTTCAGCCTGCCCATATTTAACATAAAGCACTGCATGGTGACTTGGTGGGCAGTGTCTCCCACCTCCGGGGCTAGGGGTTGGAATCCTGCCCCCGCGCTCCCTGGGTCACACAGCTTACCGCCTGCAGTCCAGAGACACGCAGTTGGCCTAACTGGAGCCCATACGTTGCCCGTGGTGTGTGTGCCTTCCTGTACGCAGGATTGCACCCTGTCTTGCCTGGAATACACTccaggtgaccctgaccaggatgagtggctgaaagatggatgggtggattaaCACACTGCCGAGGTCATCTGTCTAATAATTTACCTGACATTCAGGATATTTGTATGTTTCTTCTAACCCTTTTACTTTGAGCACACAGAGGGACCATCCTGCTGTGTATTTTTTGGCCTGTTATCTCAGTTATTgcactgacctttgaccttgcaccagacatttttatttcagggtGGGACATTATGTTGCTAGGTAATTTGACATTGACTGCTATTGCAAAAGCTGGCTAGATAGAGGGACCAGCAGATAGCCTTACGTAAGGATACAGACTGAAGATGTTAAGATGGACCCGCTTGCAAAAAGGTTaaatgtcatttgctggtttacaTTGAATTATTTTGCTTGTGCTGGTGAGCACTTGGTGAGACCTTATacagtgcaaaagtcttaggcagtcaaagaaaactctgtttaaatgatcttcatgttggtgtaaaactatgattttATGTCTGAAAATGTATGTCGGTTTAAGCCAATTCAAAACCTCACCTCAAATCTTCCCAGTATGCCACCtatatattttttgacttgCCATCCACATCACCTTGCTAATGGGCACCTCACTGGCTTATTTTGATAATTCAGTTTATTagttaattgagctggtggtgaatcttaacaaatacatggaatggctgaggtgcccctgaggagaggtttggggacagaactggtgttcatctagctgtCCAGCAAGATATATTTTTAGGGGAACAGAAGACatgcttgtttttttctttgtcgTGGTTCTgctcatttgcatatattctaaaTTTCCAGTATTAAATTCCTTTTTTTCCTGAGCAAATACACACTTCCCACATAAATGGCCTTTTGCCTTTTATTTGACTGCTTAACATTATGCACAGTGTTGTATAATACAGGCAGTTAGTAGCTTGTTCCCCCTGGATAGCAAGCGCTGTGGGTTTTACATGCAGCTTTTTATCTGCAGGTCCGTTGGGGGCATCAGAGCATCACTGTACAACGCTGTGACCCTCGAGGATGTGTCCACGCTCGCGGCCTACATGAAGCAGTTCCTGAAGGAGCACCAGTAGCAATGGACATGGATCACCAACTGGTTCCTGGCCATTATGTCGATAGATttactcagtttttttttttttactaatatcAGGCCTCAGTGCATGCACAAAGTCAGGTGCACTATATAATCTGGCAAGCTATGTAATCCCAGACATCTCTGTGGTGTGACCTCCTCAGGGTTGGCTCTGAGATCTCCTTATACGTGATAGGTGCTGAATCATAGATCAGTGTTTTCAAAAATGATTCTGTTTGGCAGTTGTCAAGGCCATTTACAAAGCTTATTCTAAATTCCCATGTTCTTAAGTCTGTGCGGGGCTCTAAAATGTAAAACTTATCTGCTGTGTTTGTACTTTAAGATAGTGATCCTTTTATTAATGTTTCACTTCATTCACAGTGGTGAGATGAAAATTTTGAAGAAAACTGTATAATTTGCACATTGGGGTCTGTTAGACCCCAGgtttgatttttctttttttttttttcctcacggCTAGGAAGCGTCTTAGGGGCTTCtgaaagattttatttttttgttaagcGTAAAATGTAAGATCCATGTACCCATGTGAAAGCCACATTGGAAGTCTGTATGTTCTGTGCTTTGTGTACTCGGCTTTTATTTGGTATACCTCAGATAAGCTTTTAACAGTGGCTGTTGTGTTAAGATGGCACATCCTCCTCCATTAGCCTGCGCGTTAGCCTGCGCGTTAGCCTGCGCGTTAGCCTGCGCGTTAGCCTGCGCGTTAGCCTGCGCGTTAGCCTGCGCGTTAGCCTGCGCGTTAGCCTGCGTACCGGAACTGAACTGCTCTTGGTCTCAGTACTTCTGTCCCCTGTGAACATCTCCTGTGGCACTAACCCTAATAAATGCATTCTGGAAGTGTGGAGTAGTGGTCTCTCTCTTTATGCTGTGGCC contains:
- the psat1 gene encoding phosphoserine aminotransferase gives rise to the protein MEKKRAINFGAGPAKLPQSVLLEAQKELLNYNGIGISVLEMSHRSSDFGKIINSTESLLRELMDIPENYKVIFLQGGGSAQFSAVPLNLIGLKEDRCADYFVTGTWSAKAAKEAEKYGRINIVHPKMGNYTKVPSSWTLNPSASYVYYCSNETVHGVEYKFVPDTKGVVLVSDMSSNFLSRPVDVSKFGLIFAGAQKNVGCAGVTVAIVREDLLGKALKECPVVLDYGVQAANASLYNTPPCFSIYIMGLVLEWIKNNGGTAAMERLNKEKSGTIYDIINGSNGFYACPVDESCRSCMNIPFRIGKKEGDEALEKKFLDGASKLGMISLKGHRSVGGIRASLYNAVTLEDVSTLAAYMKQFLKEHQ